The DNA sequence GACCGGCTGAATGACGTATTCAGCCTGTATAAGCCATCCGAACTCCGCCGGCTCAATGATGCGGACAGGCTGATCGTCTCGGATGATCTGGTGACCGTATGGACGGTTTGCGAATCCTACCGCGAGCAAACCGGCAATGCCCTCAGCTGCCGGATCGGCGATCTGACCGCCGCCTGGCAAGACGCAGAGGCGACCCAGACTGTCCCCTCCCGTCCCGATCTGCGCCTGCGGGCCGGTGAGACCCGGCGGGCCGAAATCGGTCTCGACACATCCATCAACCAGATCACCCGGCCCAACGCCGTACGATTCGACATGAATGCGCTGGCCAAGGGATACATTCTGGACGCCGCGCTGACCGCGGGACGAAAGGCTGCGCCGGAGGCGGATGGCGTGCTCGTCAACATTGGAGGCGACATCCGCGCCTGGGGCGAAGGCCCGCATGATGGCGCATGGTCTGTCGCCGTGACCGACGCCTCGGAACTTGCCGACGGCGCCAGCGCCCCGGCCGGCGCGCTTCGGATCCGCAGCGGTGCAATTGCGGCCAGTGGTCAGGGCCCCCGCGACCGGGAGATCGCGGGGCAGGCATTTGGCCATGTGATCTCACCTGCCGATGGCTGGCCGGTTGCGCATGTTCGGGCCGCCAGCGTGTACGCGCCCACTGCCATCGAGGCCGACGCTCTGGCCACTGCATTGATGGTCATGGAGCTGAAGTCCGGGCTGTCCTACATCGCTTCACAGCCAGGCATCGAAGCCGAGGTCGTCACCGCCGACGGCCGCCGCCACGCCACCTCCGGCTGGTCCGCGCTTCAAATCCGCCCGGAAGAACAAGGCTCCGAAGGCGCTGGCTGGCCGGAAGGCAAACGCCTTGATGTGGCCCTGACCATCCCCGAACAGGATACAGCGGACTATGAGCGGCCCTATGTAGCCGTCTGGATCGCGGATCCCAGGCGGAACCTCGTCCGTATCCTGATGCTTGCCGGAGACGAGAGCCGCTGGATGGAGGAGAATTATTTCTGGTATCGCCGCTTTGCACTCAAGGCCGGCAGCCTGGTTGACGCCGTCGCCGGTCCGACCCGCCGCCCCGGCCGGTACGACCTGCAATGGGATGGCCTGACAGATGACGGGCAGACCGTGCCTCCAGGCGGCTACATCCTGCATGTCGAGGCGGCCCGAGAGCATGGTGGACACCAACGCAGCAGCCACGCCTTCACGCTGTCCGAAGCCCCCTTCTCGGCCACCATTCCGGCGGGAGAGGAACTGGGCGAAATCGAGATCCGGTTTGGAGGAGCCAAATGAACTCAACGACCGGGAACCGCCTTCGGGCCGCCTTGCCGTTTCGCCTGAGCATCAATAAGGGCAAGTTCTACCGGACGTGCCGCATGCTGCACACCTACCTGTCCGCAGCTGCCTTCATCATGCTGATGTTCTTTTCGCTGTCCGGCCTTCTGCTCAACCATCCGGACTGGTTCGGGGCGGGCCGCAGCGACGCCGCGCCGGTCGAGATCGAACTGGAACCCGCGGCTCTGGCCGAAGCCGTACAGTCAGACGCACCGGGCGCCGCCCTGGCTGGTCTCGTGCGCCAGGAAACCCGAACAGCAGGTGCCTTCCGTACCGCGGACATAATGGAAGACGAAGCCTTTCTGAGATATACGGGCGTGAAGGGCACGACTGATGTCTATATCGATCTCGAAACCGGTATTGCCGACGTCGAGGTCAGCCGCCCAAATCCGACAGCGATCATTCATGACCTGCATCGTGGGAAAGACGCCGGGGCGGTCTGGAAGGCGTTCATCGACCTCACGGCCGGCCTGATCCTGACCATGTCGCTGATCGGCCTGATCCTGTTCTTCTCGCTCCGGTTCCGCCTCGTCACCAGCCTGAAGATCATGGGATCGACCCTGCTCGCCTTCGCCAGCCTCTACATCTTCTTCACCACCTGACCTGCCCTTTCCGGCGGGTCGGTCAGCGCCCCTCGATCTCCACTGTCAGGATCTGGCTCTCGCGGCCGGGCGGACGCGGGAACGGGGCGGCCTTTCGAACGAAATTCAGGGCATCCCGGTCGAACCGCGCCGATCCGGATCCCCGGGAAATGCTGATATGGCTGATCGCGCCCGTATGGGCGATCCGGAAGCTGACATGGGTCGATCCCGGCCCGGACGCGCGCGGCCGCCGCAGACGAGACAGGTGGCGCATGACGTCCCCGGCATAATTGGTCTCCGCCGCATTGCCAGCCCCGGCATCAGGATCTCCCGCCCCGACCGCTGAATCCGGGCCCGCCGTCGCGCTCTCCGGCTCCGCCGATGAGGCAGAATCGCTGTGCGCCGTGTGAACCTGATCGGGGGCAGACGGATCCGCCCCCTGAGTTCCGTCATCCGCCGCCGGCTTGGAAGACGCTTGCGCCTGCGGGTTCGGTTTTGCCGTCGCCGCAGCATCCTTGTTCGGCTCGGGCGCCGGTATGTTCTGGGCGGGTTCAGGCTCCGGCGCTGGCATGACAGGATCCGGCACCGGCAACGGGGTTGCCGCAGCCTTGCGCGGCGCCGGCACTGGAGATGGAGGGGGAGTCTCCGGCGCCTTCACCGGAGGCGTGACCGGTGTATGTTGCGGTTCCGGCTGCGCCTGTGCAACCGGACGGTCCTGCGACTCGGACGCTGCAGCAGGCCGCGCCGCCACTCCGAACTGAACACTGACACCATGGCCCGCGAGCTTCGGCGCCGACCCGCGCGATACTGTTAAGGCAAGCGCTCCGGCATGGATTGCCAGGGCCGCGCACATCGCGGTCGAGAATTTGAGACCATCCCTCGTCGTCATGAGTCTCCCGCCTCCGTCACAATCACGATGTCCTGAACGCCATGGTCCTTCAGCTGGCGAACGCGTTTGAGCAGCGTTACTGCGGGCAGGTCCCGGTCAGGCAGCAGGCGGATCGAATTTGTCGCCCCGTCGCGATCGGACAGGATTGCGGATACATTCCCGGTCCGGCGGCCATCCAGCAGGAAGTGCCCGAACCGGTCGATCCCGATCGCGTCAGGTGGCACGCAGCAATCCGGCGTCTCGGCCTGAACAAAACGAAGGGACGGCTCCGTCGGTGAAGACAGCGTACCGGCCACCATGAAAAAGATCAGGATCAGGAACACGATATTGATCAGGGAGATCACCGGATCGCGCTCTCTCTTGCGTTTCACCCGTTTCATGCCGGCTCCATGACAAGGATATCAAGCCCGCCAACCTGATGCAGAACCATCAGAACATCGACCAGTTGCTGAGTGGTCGCCTCCCCGGTCGCATCGACCGAAACTGACAGGCTGCCCGCAGCAGGCCTCAACTTCTCAAGACGCGCCGGCAGGCCATCCAGCCGGATCGGCTGGTCGTCCAAAACCAGGCCGGTTTCAGTCAGCGTAAGAATATGGACAGGGCTGTCATCCGCCATTGCCTGCCCCGCCGGAGCCGTCGCGATTTCCACTTCGGAGAATATCGAGAATGTGGACGACAGCATGAAGAAGAGCAGCAACAGGAAAATCACGTCGATGAGCGACGTGATCGATGCCTTGCGCCGGCGTCGGATGCGTCTAAGCGCCATGCTGAACCGCGCTCAGACGGGCCGCGGCCGGGGTCGGCGCATCCTCCATGTCGAGCACGGAGAAGGCATATTCGGCAAAACTCCGCTCCCGGTCTATCTGCGCCTCGAACCAGGACAGGGCAATCGAGGTGGGCATCGCCACGCCCAGTCCGGCTGCCGTTGTCAGAAGGGCCACCCAAATCCCTCCGGCCAGCGCCGCCGGATCCACCTGCGTCCCGCCAGCCTGCAGGGCCTGAAAAGCCTCGATCATGCCCAGTACGGTGCCCAGCAGACCCAGCAAGGGCGCCAGCTGCGCCACGGTGTCCAGAACCCGGAACCCGCTCTCATATGGCCGCAAGGCCTGTTCGGCTTCCGCCTCCAGGCGGGCGTGCATTCCCTCCCTTCCCTTCAGGGACACACCTGAAAGGAGGATGGCGGACAGCCAGTGCGTCGAGGACTGGAACCGGGATCGCGCTTCGGACTCCTGGCCCGCATCGAGCGCCTCGAGCCCGCGCTCTATGGCACTCACCTTGCCCAGACCGGCCGACCGGAACTGCCAGTATTTGAAGATCACAAGCGCCAGCGTGAAGACGGAAACCAGAACCAGCAGCATCAGAACGGGGCCGCCGGTCTGGTAAAGGGTCGTTATGTGAGAGAGCATGTACCGCCCCTTGATTTGTCTGTGGGAAGGAAGCCCGGAGCGGACGGGAATGCGCCCGCTCCGAACAGAAGGAGGATCCGGGCCGGATCAGAACGCTTTCGACACCGTGAACTTCAGATTGCGGCCCGGCGTGGGACGCGTCGCCAGCGCGGGCATGTAATTCATGTCGAAGGCGTTCTCGATACCGAACCGAAAGGCCGTGCCTTCCAGCAGCCCATCCTGCGGCGTGATCGTCGCGCGCAAATTCAGTATGACATAGCCGGGGCTCTTCTCGCCGGTGTACTGGGCCGGCTTCGACTCGTCGGCTGCAACGATTTCAGTCGACAAGTCTGCCGAGCGGGCGAAGCGCTTGCCCAGGGTCAGCCGCAGCGTGTCCGCCGGCGCGTTGTACCAGTCACCCACGGCTCCCGAACCCAGCGCAACATAATCCGCATCAATGATGTTGGCATTGACGTCCGCATAATACCCGTCGCGACGGGCATAGGAGCCTTCAAGTTCAAGCCCCTGCAGTTCCACGGACTCCACACCGGAATACGACGTATTGTCTTCCAGATCGGTATGATAATAGTTCGCTTTCAGGGCCAGAGAGTCATCCTTGGTGAAAATGCCGATCCGGTCATAGGAGCCACCAAACTCATAGGTCTTCCCGACTTCCGGCTGCGTCATGTAGACTTCGTTCTGCAGGTCATCGAGGATGGGCAGGCTCTCCGTATGCGCATAGCTTCCGAACAGCGCGAAGCCGTTGTCGAAGGCGTAGCGCAGCGAAGCACCACCCATCAGGGCGTCATTGTCATAGCTGGCATTGCTGCCATCATCGAGCACGCCTTCGATTTCAGACGATTCGTAACGCAGTGCGGGCGAGAAGGTCCAGCCGCCACCAAAAGCGATCTCGTCCACCACGAACAGGGCAATCCGATTGTCTTCGCCGCCCGGCGCAGACGATGCATCCAGACGCTCCTTCAGGATGAATTCGATCCCGGTGCGCAAATCATGCGTGAATGCGCCGGTCTCGATATAGGCCGTATTCTTGGCCGTCAGCTTCGACGTCTCATATTGATGATCGGCGTCCACCGTTGCAAAGCACCCGAACGGCCCGCTGCCCTCGACACAGTCCTGGACGATCTCCTGATTGGCATAGGAATAGATCACATCGAGATTGAGCAGTGCATTCGTCGCTGATGTGTAATTGTAGGCCAGCGTTGCCGTTTCAGACGTCGTGTCGCGGTCAACATTGCCGAACGAGCCACCCGTTGTCCCGAAGGAATCATACGGCTTGTCACGTTCGGATGTTTCCGTGTTTGTGTAGCTGGCCGTGACGCTGTGCTCGCCTTGCGTGTAGCGGGCTTTCAGCAAGTAGGATGGCAGTTCGAACTCGCTGTTCTCGATTGTCCGGCCGTGCCCGTCTTCCTGGTTCCCCTGCTCGCGCCAGGAATAATTGGCAAGCAGGTCCAGGTTTTCAGTCGGCTGCACTGCCAGCGTGCTGGACGAGTTGAACCCGTTGGAATTGGTTGCCCCGCCAAGCGTCTGGCGGAAAGCGATGCCCGCCTCGCCGCCGGTCAGATCGGATGCATCAATGGTTTCCAGTCGCACGACTCCCCCGATGATGCCGGAGCCGTACTCGAAGCTGCCGACCGTGCCGCGGATGACTTCCGCGCTCTTGTAGAGGTACGGATCGGTGAACAATTGGGTCCCGATACGGTACAATTCCTCGGAGCCGACACTCGCCCCGTCAATCGTCACCGCGACCTTCTGGTCGGTGCCGTATGTGCCGTTTGCACCAAAGCCGCGGATATTGATGCCGGAGCCGATAGGTGTGGATCCGTTGACCAGGGAGACACCCGGTACGGAATCGATCAGTTCGGCAATCGTGCCCGCCTGACGGTCCTCGATCTCTTCCTGGTCGATAATTGTATTGGGCGTCGCCGTGTCCGTCTGCACCTCCCGCTTGCTCTCGCCAAGCGTCAGCGTGCCGAGGAATTCCCCGCTCTCTGCTGCGGCCTCTTCCTGCGCAAGGGCAGGCGAGTGAACGGCGAGGGCTGCGGCCAGGGCGGTGGCCCCCAACCAGGCGGATTTGCGACAGAATGCGAACTTCATGGACCCCTCCAAAAGCGTTGCTAATGAGAATTAATTGCATTTAGGGGGCCCGCATAGCGCGGCGGAGGCTCAATTGCAAATGATAATGAGTCGCATTTTTTCTTTTTTCCAGTTTTTCGCCCGTTACGCGGTCCTGCGATGACGGGCCGCCCGACCTGCGTAAATCCGCAGCGGTCTGGCTGGCACCGCGCTCGACGCGCGCCAGACATGGTTGTTTCTGCTGACGGGAGTTCGGCATGTCCGGAAGACATATCCGGACCGGCTCCCTATCTCGGCCCCCGCAGGGAGACCTGCAGAGCGTATCATGCAGTCAGTGGCGGACCGATGGCGTCTCACGCATTTCATGTTTCTGCTTTGCGGGATGAGAGCCCGGCGCGTCAGGACGCGACGCATTGGCATACAGTCACATCCGTATAGCAGGTGATGTGAGTTTCCCCGGGGAGTTCCAGATCCCGCTTGCCCATCACTGTACCCTCCGCCTCATGCTTGTAACGGCATTTCTTGCGGCCTTCGTCGAACAGGTATCTGACTTTCTGGGTCCTGATCTCGCCCTGTTTGACATCCTTCACCCAAATATTGGTGCATGCCTCATTGTGAGAATCATAGATATGAACACTGACCTGTTTTGAGAACAGCGCGCCGCAATTCACATTCTCGACCTGCAGTTCGATATGGTCTTGCGACTCCGCGAGGGCCGCGCCGCACAGCATCATCGCGGCCACAGACAAGATCGGTATACGCATTTGAGAACCCCCGATGTCCCTTCAGGGAGCCCAAATGGGTCTCCCGGTTTCGATCCGCTCTACCTCGCCACAATCAACATGCTGAACATGAAGGAATATCCGGCATCAAGGTGCGCAAGACGGCCTGCGGACAAGCCGGACATGTCGGTGACTACTCCGTCCAACCGCCGTGCTCGGACGGGCGGTATCCGGCCGGAGGTCCGTCAAGGTAAGGTGAGCACCCGCATGTGCCCAAATCATTGCTGTAGCAATTGAATTCGGCGTCTTCCTTGGGGTTGAATTCACGCTTCCCCATAACCGTGCCAGCCGCCTCTGCAATGTACCGGCATTTATCAATCTTGAGGGTCACCTGCTTTGAGTGCCCCTTTTTGATGCCTTTCACCCATGTATGGGTGCAGTGCGAATTGTGGGAGTCATAGACGTGAACGTCGATCTTGTCCGAGAACAAGGACTTGCAGCTATGATTCCTAACGTACACGGTGGTTTCGTCCTTTTCGGCCATGGCTGTCGCTGCGACAGACATCATGGCCATCAGTACGATCAAAAAACGCATCTTGAGCACCTCTTCGCATCATCTGGCAGCCTCACGGATTTCGGAGGCCTTCTGGTGCTCTATTGATCACGCGAGACCCCTTAACAGGACCTGCACGAACCTCGTCAGGCCGTGTCAGGAGCGTCTCATGCGCACCCGACACAGATCATTTGTGGCTTCAGCGCCGTCTCCGAGACGGTTTCCGAAGCAGGCGAACGCCTACTCGTCCGAACGCAGCCGGTTGCCCAGGTCGCCAATATCGCTGGTGACGAACCCCGAAATCAGCTCGCGGGCCTCGGCCAGGGCTGCATCCAGGGATTCTTCTTCGCTCGCCACCGCGCCGGCCAGGGTCAGCAGCGGCATGTAGAGCGCTTCGGTTTCGCCCTTGATGGTGATGGCAAATCGGTCATTTTCCTCTGCAATGCGCGCCCATTCGGCCCGCACGCCTGCCCAGAACGCCTCGGTCCCGCGCCAGTAATCGGTCGCGATGTCTGTCTCGAAATCGCTGTCGCGGCGGTAGGTGTTCAGGCCGGTTTCCCGAACCAGCATCTGCGGCGCGTCTCCGCTGAGCACCAGCTTGCCATTGTCCTGCTCGTGCACCCATCCCCAGGGCGTGATCACATGGCGGTTCATCGCGTCAATCGCATGATAATCGTCGCGCGTGGTCATGTCGCGGCGCGGCAGCGGACGCCATTCATGCGGCGGTTGCCATTCAGCGATGCCAGTGTCATGCGACCAGCGCGCCACAGCGCCATAGCGCGGCGCGTCATCCACCTGATAAACGGTCTGGGACCACGCCCCTGCCCGCTCGCCCGCCGGGACCTCCCGCCACTCCCAGGCATTGCCGCCGATAAAGCTCAACACCTTTTCCGGCTCGTATTGCCAGTCCTGGCGCCAGTGCTTGATCGCCATCTTGTGCTCACCCCCAACCACGAGAATGTGCTGCAGGCTGATGAAATCTCCGCGATCCTCCACAACAAGGACAACTTCGTCCCCGCCGGATACCTTGCGCGGCTTCAGATCATAGTCTGCGTCGAAAGGCACCGTCTCGTTGAAATCAAACTTGACCTTGAAATCCCCCGCCATGGCCAGGATCGCCTCGCGGTCCATCTGGAACTGGCTGTCCGGCGCTTCCGCACCTGCCGTGACAGGCGCAGATGCCAAATCCTGACGCGAGGACGGTGTCGCACATGCCGCCAGCAGGACGGTTGCGGAGACACTGACCGCCAAAATCGTGTGATGGATACGCAGCATGAAACTCTCCCTCTCGCATTCTCCCCGGACCGGGGTGAGAGGGACCTAACAGACATGCAAATGATTTGCAATCGCATGATTGCGCTTGGCGATCAGCCCAGATCGCCAACATCCAGAACGGGCGCCGCGTCCAGTGTCTCGGCATCAAGCAACCCGGCCGCCCGCTCCAGCGCGGCCACCATCATGGCCTGCTGCCAATCGGGCAGCCCGTCGAACCGGGCAGCAAATGTCTCATGCAGCGGGTCCGGCGCCGCATCCAGCGCGGACTTCCCGGCCGGCAACAAATCCAGCCAGACCCGGCGACGGTCGGAGTCGCAGCGCCGGCGGGCGATCAGGCCCCGCGCCTCCAGCTTGTCCACAAGGCTGGTGATCGTCGCATGCTTCAGCTGGGTATGTTCGGCGACATGACCGGCCGACAATTCGCCCTGCTCATCCAGCATCCGCAGC is a window from the Hyphomonas sp. genome containing:
- a CDS encoding DUF2271 domain-containing protein; amino-acid sequence: MRSHLKFGLLAALTAAALPLFNSHADTFRRHQDHVLGTSFDLVVTASSAEAADAAEDAILAEIDRLNDVFSLYKPSELRRLNDADRLIVSDDLVTVWTVCESYREQTGNALSCRIGDLTAAWQDAEATQTVPSRPDLRLRAGETRRAEIGLDTSINQITRPNAVRFDMNALAKGYILDAALTAGRKAAPEADGVLVNIGGDIRAWGEGPHDGAWSVAVTDASELADGASAPAGALRIRSGAIAASGQGPRDREIAGQAFGHVISPADGWPVAHVRAASVYAPTAIEADALATALMVMELKSGLSYIASQPGIEAEVVTADGRRHATSGWSALQIRPEEQGSEGAGWPEGKRLDVALTIPEQDTADYERPYVAVWIADPRRNLVRILMLAGDESRWMEENYFWYRRFALKAGSLVDAVAGPTRRPGRYDLQWDGLTDDGQTVPPGGYILHVEAAREHGGHQRSSHAFTLSEAPFSATIPAGEELGEIEIRFGGAK
- a CDS encoding PepSY-associated TM helix domain-containing protein — encoded protein: MNSTTGNRLRAALPFRLSINKGKFYRTCRMLHTYLSAAAFIMLMFFSLSGLLLNHPDWFGAGRSDAAPVEIELEPAALAEAVQSDAPGAALAGLVRQETRTAGAFRTADIMEDEAFLRYTGVKGTTDVYIDLETGIADVEVSRPNPTAIIHDLHRGKDAGAVWKAFIDLTAGLILTMSLIGLILFFSLRFRLVTSLKIMGSTLLAFASLYIFFTT
- a CDS encoding TonB family protein: MTTRDGLKFSTAMCAALAIHAGALALTVSRGSAPKLAGHGVSVQFGVAARPAAASESQDRPVAQAQPEPQHTPVTPPVKAPETPPPSPVPAPRKAAATPLPVPDPVMPAPEPEPAQNIPAPEPNKDAAATAKPNPQAQASSKPAADDGTQGADPSAPDQVHTAHSDSASSAEPESATAGPDSAVGAGDPDAGAGNAAETNYAGDVMRHLSRLRRPRASGPGSTHVSFRIAHTGAISHISISRGSGSARFDRDALNFVRKAAPFPRPPGRESQILTVEIEGR
- a CDS encoding biopolymer transporter ExbD — protein: MKRVKRKRERDPVISLINIVFLILIFFMVAGTLSSPTEPSLRFVQAETPDCCVPPDAIGIDRFGHFLLDGRRTGNVSAILSDRDGATNSIRLLPDRDLPAVTLLKRVRQLKDHGVQDIVIVTEAGDS
- a CDS encoding biopolymer transporter ExbD; protein product: MALRRIRRRRKASITSLIDVIFLLLLFFMLSSTFSIFSEVEIATAPAGQAMADDSPVHILTLTETGLVLDDQPIRLDGLPARLEKLRPAAGSLSVSVDATGEATTQQLVDVLMVLHQVGGLDILVMEPA
- a CDS encoding MotA/TolQ/ExbB proton channel family protein, which gives rise to MLSHITTLYQTGGPVLMLLVLVSVFTLALVIFKYWQFRSAGLGKVSAIERGLEALDAGQESEARSRFQSSTHWLSAILLSGVSLKGREGMHARLEAEAEQALRPYESGFRVLDTVAQLAPLLGLLGTVLGMIEAFQALQAGGTQVDPAALAGGIWVALLTTAAGLGVAMPTSIALSWFEAQIDRERSFAEYAFSVLDMEDAPTPAAARLSAVQHGA
- a CDS encoding TonB-dependent receptor, with the protein product MKFAFCRKSAWLGATALAAALAVHSPALAQEEAAAESGEFLGTLTLGESKREVQTDTATPNTIIDQEEIEDRQAGTIAELIDSVPGVSLVNGSTPIGSGINIRGFGANGTYGTDQKVAVTIDGASVGSEELYRIGTQLFTDPYLYKSAEVIRGTVGSFEYGSGIIGGVVRLETIDASDLTGGEAGIAFRQTLGGATNSNGFNSSSTLAVQPTENLDLLANYSWREQGNQEDGHGRTIENSEFELPSYLLKARYTQGEHSVTASYTNTETSERDKPYDSFGTTGGSFGNVDRDTTSETATLAYNYTSATNALLNLDVIYSYANQEIVQDCVEGSGPFGCFATVDADHQYETSKLTAKNTAYIETGAFTHDLRTGIEFILKERLDASSAPGGEDNRIALFVVDEIAFGGGWTFSPALRYESSEIEGVLDDGSNASYDNDALMGGASLRYAFDNGFALFGSYAHTESLPILDDLQNEVYMTQPEVGKTYEFGGSYDRIGIFTKDDSLALKANYYHTDLEDNTSYSGVESVELQGLELEGSYARRDGYYADVNANIIDADYVALGSGAVGDWYNAPADTLRLTLGKRFARSADLSTEIVAADESKPAQYTGEKSPGYVILNLRATITPQDGLLEGTAFRFGIENAFDMNYMPALATRPTPGRNLKFTVSKAF
- a CDS encoding DUF6607 family protein, which encodes MLRIHHTILAVSVSATVLLAACATPSSRQDLASAPVTAGAEAPDSQFQMDREAILAMAGDFKVKFDFNETVPFDADYDLKPRKVSGGDEVVLVVEDRGDFISLQHILVVGGEHKMAIKHWRQDWQYEPEKVLSFIGGNAWEWREVPAGERAGAWSQTVYQVDDAPRYGAVARWSHDTGIAEWQPPHEWRPLPRRDMTTRDDYHAIDAMNRHVITPWGWVHEQDNGKLVLSGDAPQMLVRETGLNTYRRDSDFETDIATDYWRGTEAFWAGVRAEWARIAEENDRFAITIKGETEALYMPLLTLAGAVASEEESLDAALAEARELISGFVTSDIGDLGNRLRSDE
- a CDS encoding MarR family transcriptional regulator encodes the protein MSTRSDDALIALRKIQRMTELASKRLAQTAGLTPSQMAVLRMLDEQGELSAGHVAEHTQLKHATITSLVDKLEARGLIARRRCDSDRRRVWLDLLPAGKSALDAAPDPLHETFAARFDGLPDWQQAMMVAALERAAGLLDAETLDAAPVLDVGDLG